Within Streptomyces antibioticus, the genomic segment CGCCAACCACGTGCCCGGCGAGACCAGCCGCGACCGCGGCTACTGGCGGGACGTCGGCACGCTCGACGCCTACTACGACGCCCATATGGACCTGCTCGCCGAGCGGCCCGCGTTCAACCTGTTCAACCGCGACTGGCCGATCTACACCCACGCCAACCAGTTGTCGCCCGCCCGGTTCAACTCCGGCGGCATGGCCAGCGAGTCGATCATCAGCGCGGGCTGTCTGATCCGGGGGCAGGTCACCCGCTCCGTGCTGTCACCGGGCGTGGTGGTCGATCCGGGCGCGGTCGTCCAGGGGGCGATCCTGCACGACAACGTGCGCGTCGGACGGGGCGCGGTGGTGCGCGGCGCCGTCCTCGACAAGAACGTCGAGGTGCCCCCGGGTGCGACCATCGGTGTGAACCCGGAACGGGACGCCGAGCTGTACTCCGTGTCCAAGGCCGGGGTGATCGCCCTGGGCAAGGGGCAGCGGGTGCCCTGAACTTAATCCGCTGTTAACTGTGCGTAGCATGAGCGTGCTTGACCGTAATCGCCCGTGCGGGGTTGACTGACGGTCCACCCGTCGTCGACGCGAGGCAAGCCCGTGACTGCTGATGATCTGCTGGCACCCCTCGACCTGGCGTTCTGGAGCATCGACTCGCCCGAGCACCCCATGCACCTGGGCGCCCTCGGGGTGTTCTCGGCGGACTCGCCCGCCGCGGCCGCCCATGCCGCCGACCTGCTGGCCGCCCGCGCGGCCGCCGTCCCCGGGCTGCGCATGCGGATCCGGGACCGGTGGCGACCGCTCGGCTTCGGGCGGGCGGTGCGCGAGAGCGACCCGGACTTCGACCCCGCCCACCACGTCCGGCTGCATCCGGCGGCCGCCGACTTCCAGGCCGAGGCCGGCCGGCTCATGGAGTGCCCGCTGGAGCGCGGCTGCCCGCCGTGGGAGGCCCACGTCATCCCGGGCGAGACCGGTGGGTCGTCCTTCGCCGTGCTCTTCAAGTTCCACCACGCCCTCGCCGACGGACTGCGCGCCCTGACCCTGGCCGCCGCCGTGCTGGACCCGCTGGACATGCCCGCGCCCCGGCCGCGCCCCGCCGAGCCCGCCCGCGGTCTGCTGCCCGACGTGCGCCGGCTGCCCGGACTGCTGCGCGGCGCCGTCTCCGACGTGGGCCGCGCCCTCGACATCGGCGCCTCCGTCGCCGTATCGACCCTCGGGGTGCGCTCGTCGTCGGCGCTCACCGCCGAGCCCACCGGCACCCGCCGCACCGCCGGGGTCGTCCTCGACCTCGACGACGTGCACCGGGTCCGCAAGGTCGTCGGCGGCACCGTCAACGACGTCCTGATCGCCCTGGTCGCCGGCGCGCTGCGCCGCTGGCTGGACGAGCGCGGCGACGGCAGCGAGGGCATCCGGCCCCGGGCCCTGATCCCGGTCTCCCAGCGCCGTCCGCGCACCGCCCACCCGCAGGGCAACCGGCTCTCCGGGTACCTGATACGGCTTCCGGTCGACGACCCCGACCCGCTCGGCCGGCTCGCGCAGGTCCGCACCGCCATGGACCGCAACAAGGACGCCGGACCCGGCCGGGGCGCGGGCGCCGTCGCCCTGCTCGCCGACCATGTCCCGGCGCTCGGCCACCGGCTCGGCGGACCGCTGGTCGGCCAGGCCGCCCGGCTCTGGTTCGACATCCTGGTCACCAGTGTCCCGCTGCCCGGCATCGGTCTGAAGCTCGGCGGCAACCAGGTCGACGAGGTCTTCCCGTACGCCCCGCTCGCCGCCGGGCAGTCCCTGGCGGTCGCCGTCTCGACGTACCGCGGCCGGGTCCACTACGGGCTGGTCGCCGACGCCGAGGCCGTACCGGATCTCGACCGGTTCGCGCACGCCCTGACCGCCGAGATGGAGACACTCATCACGGCCTGCCGCCCTTGACCGGAACGGGTTTGGAGGAGGGGCCCGGCGCTCCGTAGACTTCCCCGTTCGAAAGCGGGCGCGGTCGGAGCGCCGCACGGCGATCAGGGAACGGCAGCGCGATGACGGTGACAGAGGACGGCCCGGCGGCCATGGACGAGACGGTCTACGGCCCCGGCATCGACCCCGAGCGGCTCGCCGTCTGCCTCGCCGTGCTCGACGAGCTCGACAAGCTGGACGTCGACCACCCCGACGCGATCGCGGTGCGCCGGGCGACCGCCGGGATCTACCGCACGGTGAAGCAGCGCCGCCGCCAGGAGCGCCGGGCCGCCAAGACCGCCCACGACAAGGCGGTCACCGAGGCCACCGCGACCGGCTCCGCGCAGCGCATCGACGACGAGACCGAGGGCATCCTGCCGTCCTCGGTCACCGAGGCCGGGAAGATCGCGGGGATACTCCAGCGCCCGCGCTCCTGCTACACCTGCAAGACGCGGTACGTCGAGGTCGACTACTTCTACCACCAGCTCTGTCCGGAGTGCGCCGCGCTGAACCGCGCCAAGCGGGACGTCCGCGCCGACCTCACCGGCAAGCGCGCGCTGCTCACCGGCGGCCGCGCCAAGATCGGCATGTACATCGCGCTGCGGCTGCTGCGCGACGGCGCGCACACCACGATCACGACCCGTTTCCCCAAGGACGCGATCCGCCGCTTCACGGCGATGGACGACTCGGGGGACTGGATCCACCGCCTGGAGGTCGTCGGCATCGACCTGCGCGACCCGGCCCAGGCCGTCGCGCTGGCCGACCAGGTGGCCGAGCAGGGCCCGCTCGACATCCTGATCAACAACGCGACGCAGACCGTCCGCCGGCTGCCCACCGCCTACGCCGCCCTGGTCGAGGGCGAGAGCGCCCCGCTGCCCGCCGGTGAGCTGCCCGCCCACCAGGTCATCGGCGCCTTCAACTCCGGAGCGGTCGACGGTCTGGCCGCGCTGCCCCTCGGCATCAGCGGGCTGGACGCCCAGCAGGTCGCCGACCTCGCGCTGGTCGCCGGCAACGCCAGCGTGGCCCGGCACCTCGACGGCACCGCCATCGACGCGGGCGGGCTGGTCCCCGACGTCGTCGACACCAACACCTGGGTGCAGACCATCGAGCAGATCTCCCCGGTGGAGCTGCTGGAGACCCAGCTCTGCAACTACACCGCGCCCTTCATCCTCATCAGCAAGCTCCGCCCGGCCATGGCCGAGGCCGCGCGCAGGGCCGGCAGCAAGCGCGCCTACGTCGTCAACGTCTCCGCGATGGAGGGCGTCTTCGGCCGCGGCTACAAGGGCGCCGGACACCCCAACACCAATGCCGCCAAGGCCGCGATGAACATGGTCACGCGCACCAGCGCCCAGGAGATGTTCCAGACCGACGGCATCCTGATGACCTCGGTCGACACCGGCTGGATCACCGACGAGCGCCCCCACTACGACAAGCTGCGGCTGGCCGAGGAGGGCTTCCACGCCCCGCTCGACCTGGTCGACGGCGCGGCCCGGGTCTACGACCCCGTGGTGCGCGGCGAGACCGGCGACGACGTGTACGGGGTCTTCCTCAAGGACTACGTGCCGGGCAAGTGGTGACGCGGGAGGACTTCTAGGGGGCGGCGCGCCGTCGTTCGGCGGTGCGCCCTCAATCGACCGCCCCGAGGCGGGCGTTGCGGGCGGCGACCAGCTCCAGCACCGTCCGCCAGTCCTCCAGCACCCCGGCGTCGAACCCGGCGGTCCTGCCGTCCTCGGCGGCCTGACGCAGCCGGAGCAGATCGTCGTCCGCCGGGACGCCGCGCCACGGGTGCAGCCCGACCAGACGGGCGACCCGGGCGCCCAGCAGCGGACGGACGGCCTCGGCGGCCCGCTCGGCACGGCCCGCGGGGTCGGTGGGGCGCAGCAGCCGGCCTATGGGCTGGACCAGCCCGGTGAGCTGGAGTTCCTTGTCCGCGGGGCGGCTTCGGCGCAGCAGCGCGGCCGTGCGGAGCGCGTGCTCGTGCAGATCGGGCCCGGGAGCGCCCGGACTCCCGGGGGTGTCCCGCACGCCCCGGCAGGCGTACAGCAGGTCCATCAGCTCCTCGACGCCGCGCAGCTCCATGCGTCAGTCCTCCCGAGTCCACCCGCGAGACAGCCGTTCGGTACGTCAGCAGACCATGGCCCGCTTGCCGCCGGGCGAACGCCGGCTGAACTGCGCACCGGACGCTCCCGGAGCCGCCCCGGCCGTGACACGTGTACGCCGGACGGGTGAACACGGTGGGTGCTTTTACAGGGATAAAGGTTCAATTCACCTGCGGGGACATACGGGTGACGTGCCATGGTTACCCCAAATTTTCAGCCCTATCGAGCGACCCCCCGCTCATCTGGTTACTCTGTAGCCGACGGACAGCAGGACGGAGTGCCACCCACACCCACCGTCCGTCTGGGACAAGCCGGTTCACAACGGCCAGCTCTCCTCGGAGCCACCGGCACCACAGCGTCGCCACCGGCTCCAGCCAGACCCCAGGGAGCGTTCAGCGCCGGATCGCAGACTGACCGGCACGCCCCGAGGGTGACCCGACACATAAGGAGTGCGCGGTGACACCGGAGAAGACGAATCGCGAGCAACGTCCCAAGGAACGCCCGGAGCGGGCCGGCCGCAGGCCCGGCGACATCCGCAGCCTCGACGTGTGGGCCCGCTCCGCCCCGATCCGCCTCGCGGGCTACGAGGACGACCTCGCCGAGCCCCACATCCTGCCCAGCGTGGACTGACCCTCCCGGCCGGACACCGCCCCGACAGGCTCTAGTCCTCCAGCGGGGCGGTCCGGTGCCACGGACGCAGTGACTCCAACTGCTCCGCCACCCGCAGCAGTTCCCCCTCCGAACCCGGCCGCCCCACGAGCTGTACGGCGGCCGGAGCACCCGACGGCAGCGTGCCGAAGGGCACCGCCATCGCCGGCCAGCCGGTCAGATTCCACGGCGGGGTCATCGGCGAGTAGTTCGTGTTCGCCAGGACATTGCGCAGCCAGCCCCGCTCGTGCCACGGCCCGGACCGGGGCGAGCGCCGCGCCAGCGCCGGGGTGAGCAGCACGTCGTACTCCGCGAAGAACGGCTCCAGCCGGCGCCGCAGCCCCTCCCGCGCCGCGCCGTCCCGCACCCGGTTCACGAACCGTCGGCCGATCGCCGCGTGCACCCGGGTGCGCCGGGTCAGCAGCCGGCTGTCGAGACCGGCCGCGTCCACCGCCGTGCCCGCCGTCCAGTGCGCCAGCGACGTCACCGACAGCGACAGCGGATACGGCGGCTCGGCCCGCCGCACCTGATGGCCCGCCCGCATCAGCACCCCCGCCGCGTCCCGCGCCGCGCCCGCGTACGGCGCGCTCACCCCGACCCCCGCCAGCGGACTGCGCGCCGAGACGGCGATCCGCAGCGCCCCGGGCGCCTCCTCGGGCGGTGCCACGTCGGCGGCCGCGAGGACCGACAGCATCAGCCGGAGGTCCGCCACCGTCGTGGCCAGCGGGCCGTTCTCCGACATTCCGAACCAGTCGCCCTCACCGATCCCCGCCGGCACCACCCCGTGGCCCGGTTTGATGGTGACCAGACCGCAGTTGGCCGCCGGGATGCGCAGGGAGCCCATGCCGTCGTTGCCCAGCGCCAGCGGCACCATCCCGGCGGCCACCGCGGCCGCGCTGCCGCCGGACGAACCGCCCGCCGTGCGCGAGGTGTCCCACGGATTGCGGGCGGTGCCGTACACGCCCTCGGTGGTCCCGAAGACACACAGCTCCGGCACATTTGTCAGCCCCACGACCACCGCGCCCGCCGCCCGCAGCCGGGCCACCGTGACATGGTCGGCGCCGGCCGGCGTGTCCGGGGTCGCGGCCGACCCCACGAGCGTGGCCTCGCCCCGTACGGCGATGTTGTCCTTGACCGCCACCGGCACCCCGGCCAGCGGCAGTTCGGCCAGGTCCGGGCGGGCGGCCACCTCGTCGGCCTCGGCCAGCGCCGCTTCCGTCCGCACCACGCGGAACGCCCCGATGCGCGCGTCCAGCCGCTCGATCCGCGCCAGGTGCCCGGCCACCACCTCCCGGGGCGCGGCCTCCTTCGCGCGTACGGCGGCGGCGATCTCGACGGCGGTCCGGCCGGCCCAGTCGGTCACGGCGACTCCCTCGGTGTGCGTGGCGTTACTGACGAGTACCCAGGAGAACTGTGCCGCGCCGCCGGGCCCACGTCGAGAGGCCGTCACGGCGATGGTTCTCCTGTGGTCGCCAGCCGGGTCGGCGGCAGGTACTCGCGCACGTACGTCCGCTCCCAGCACGCGCCCGTCTCCCGCAGCTCGCGCCAACTCGTGTACCGGTAGCGGAAGAGGCGGGCCCGGATGTGCCGGGGCGGCCGGTCCGGCGGGAACGGGGAGCGGCGCAGCAGCCTCAGCGTGTCCCGGTCGTTCTCCAGGAGCCGTTCCACCAGCGCTCCGAACCAGGCGCCGGCGTAGGAGGGGGAGAGCGCGGCGAACCACATCATCCAGTCGAGCCGCAGATGGTAGGGCGCGAACTGGCGCGGCCAGCGCCGTGGATCACCCGGCTTGCCCTTGAACTCGTACTCCCGCCAGTCGGAGTCCTCGCGCGGGACCTCGTCGAGCGTGCCCTCGACGACCACCTCGTGCCGGACCCGGCTCACGCTGCCGAACGCGCCGTAGGTGTTGACCAGGTGGAGCGGGTCGAAGGAGCGGTTCATGACCTGGCGGCGGGAGAGCATGTTGCGCACCGGGCGGTGGCTCAGGAAGAGCAGCAGCGCGGCCACGGCGCACACCACCACCTCGTACCAGAGCGGGGCGGCGGGGAAGGAGCGGTCGCCGGAGGGCAGGGCCAGGGCGGACACGGCCAGCACGATGGTGATCCAGTTCAGCCAGGAGAAGTTCCCGGAGAGCACCAGCCAGAGCTGGGTCAGGATCATCAGGGCCGCCGCGGCCGTCGCCAGCGGCTGCGGGGTGAAGAGCAGGAACGGCACCGCCAACTGGGTGACATGGTTGGCGGCCACCTCGACCCGGTGCAGCGGCTTCGGCAGCCGGTGGAAGAACCAGCTCAGCGGGCCGGGCATCGGCTGGGTCTCGTGATGGTGGTCCAGGCAGGTGAGCCGGCGCCAGCACGCGTCGCCGCGCATCTTGATCAGCCCCGCCCCGAACTCCACCCGGAACAGGATCCAGCGCAGCAGGAACAGCACCAGCACCGGCGGACCCACCTCGTCGTTGCCGAGGAACACCGCGAGGAACCCGGTCTCCAGGAGCAGGGACTCCCAGCCGAACGCGTACCAGGTCTGGCCGACGTTGACGATCGACAGGTACAGCGCCCAGGGCAGCGCCCACAGCAGCATCGCGGCCCACAGCGGAAGCAGCCCGTCCACCCCCGCGATCAGCGCCGCCGACAGCGCGCACCCGGTCCAGGCGCAGCCCGCGAAGAGCCGGTCGGAGTAGCGCCAGTGGAACAGGCTCGGCGCCCGCCGGAAGCCCACCCGCGCGGTGAACCGGGGGACCGGCAGCATCCCGCGCTCGCCGAGCAGCGCCCGGAACTGGAGGGCGGCCGTCAGGAACGCCACCAGGTACACGGCGGCCAGCGCCCGCTGGAAGACCAGCCGGCTCAGCCCGTACTCGGGTGCGGTGAACCACTCCACGGCCGTGCGCTCCTTCGTTCCATTCCGGACCCGTCACCCAGGGTGTCCGCGTCCTCCGTTTGCGTAACCCTGGCGAGTGAAGCAGACAATAAGGGACGAAGTGCCATCGACATGACATCGGGTGATACGGGAGAACGCGGTGCGACTACCCACGACAGTCCTTCTCACCGTCGCCGCGATCGCCGCGACGGTCCTCGCCGCCGGGCGGGGCGACGCCGGTACGGATCCGGCACCGGGCACCCGCCTGGTCGTCCCGGCCGGGGAGGCGCGCGACGCGCTCGCCGAGCCCTTCGGCTCCGACCTGGAGTCGGGTCTTTCCCCCGACGGTCTTTCCCCCGACGGCCTCTCGCCCGATGGCCTTTCCCCTGACGGCCTCGGTCCCGAGACCGTTCCCGAGGTGCCCGACCTGCCCGACGGCGGCGGTCTGGTCCCGGACGGGCCCGACGAGTCCGACACGGCCGACGCCGACGGACTGGTCCCGGAAGAGCCCGACGCCGGACTCCAGGGACTCCAAGAACTCCAGGAAGCCGGAGTGTCCGCCGACACCGTCTTCGCCAGTCCCGTCGACGCCCTCACCGGCGGACGGTGACCCTCGGCCGCTCCCCGGTCGAAGAATCGGACAAACCCTGGCAAGGTGGGCCCATGGTTGATCGGGGAGCGAGCGCCCTGTCACTCCCGGACGACTGGCCCGCCCACCCGGATCCGATCCTGGCGCTCAACCGCATGGGCAGCTTCGACTGGGACCTCGACTCGGGGCAGTTCCACATGGACGCCCGGGCGCACGAGATCTTCGACCTCAGGCCCGACGAGTTCGACGGCGACCCCGCCTCCCTCGGCCTGCGCGTACCGCCGGCCGAGGGCATCCGCCTGGACGAACTGGTCTCCCAGGCGATCAAGGACGGCAGCGAGAACTACGGCGCCTACTTCCGGATGCGGCTGCGCGACGGCACCCTGCGCTGGACCCACACCCAGGGCTACATCCGGCGCGACGGGACGGGCCGCCCGCGCCGGATCGTCGGCATCGTCCGTGACGCCACCGACGAGCTGAGCGCCCTCGCCGCCCGTGCCGACGACGCCTCCCTGGACGACGCCCGCCGCGAACAGACCAACGTCGTCCAGCTCACCACCGCCGCCCTGGCCCACGCCCGGACCGTGCAGGACGTCATCGACGTCCTCAAGGACACCCACGGGCTCACCCACCTCGGCGCGACCAGCCTCGTCATGGGCCTGGTCGAGGCGGGCCGCATCCGGCTGGTCGCCGAGGGCCCCGAGGGCAGCTTCGTCCCCGGCACCCTCGTCACCCGGATCGACGAGCCGTACCCGATGAGCGAGGTGGTGCGCACCCTCACCCCCCGGTTCATCGAGTCGCCCGAGGAGTTCGCGGCCGGCTACCCCGTGCTCTGGCCGCACATCACCGACCTGAAGATCACCTCGGCGGCCTATCTGCCGCTGATCGTCCAGGCCCACCCGATCGGCGCGATGGGCCTGCTCTACAGCAACCGCGCCGGGTTCACCCAGGAGGAGCGCAACATCCTCGTCGCGCTCGGCAGCAGCATCGCCCAGAGCCTCCAGCGCGCCATGTTCTACGAGCAGGAGAAGGACATCGCGCAGGGCCTCCAGCAGGCCATGCTGCCGCGCACCATCCCCGGCGTGCCCGGCGCCGACATCGCCGTCCGCTACCGCGCCGCCACCATCGGCGGCTCCCTGGGCCGTGACATCGGCGGCGACTGGTACGACGTCATCCCGCTGCCCGGCGGACGGGTCGGCGCGGTCATCGGCGACGTCCAGGGCCACGACACCCACGCGGCCGCCGTCATGGGCCAACTCCGCATCGTCCTGCGGGCCTACGCCGCCGAGGGCCACACCCCGGCCACGGTGATGGCCCGCGCCTCGGTCTTCCTGCACGAACTGGACACCGACCGCTTCGCCACCTGCCTGTACGCCGAGGCCGACCTGTCCACCGGCGTCGTCCAGCTCGTCCGCGCCGGGCACATCGACCCGCTGCTGCGCGACCGGGACGGCACCTGCCGGCGCATCTCCGTCCCCGGCGGGCTGCCGCTGGGGCTCTCCGCCGAGTTCGGCAGCCTCGAATACCCCGTCGGCACCATCGAACTGGACCCCGGCCACACCCTGCTGCTGTGCACCGACGGCCTGGTCGAACAGCCCGGCGCCGACGTCGACGACGGCATGCTCAGCCTCTCCGCCCTGATCGCCACCGGCCCGGAGGACGTCCGCGGGCTCGCCGACCGGCTGATCGAGGTCGCCGAGGAGCGCGGCGGGGACGACGACGTGGCCCTGCTCCTGCTGCGCCGGCGCGGCCAGGACACCCCGCGCACCGGCGGCCGGCTCCAGCAGCACGTGGCACCCGGCGACCCGGAGGCCCTCACCGGGGCCCGCCACATGATCCGCGCCGCCGTCCGCGCCTGGGGCGCCCGCGACCACGCCGACGAGATCGAGCTGGTCGCCGACGAACTGATCACCAACGCCCTGATGCACACCGAGGGCGCCGCGATCGTCACCCTGCGGGCCTTCACCGGCGCCGACCGGCGGCTGCGGGTCGAGGTCGAGGACTCCTCCAGCGCCCTGCCGCGCCGCCGCGAGGCGGGCGAGTCGGGGGTCTCCGGACGGGGACTGCTCCTGGTGGACCTGCTCGCGGACGTCTGGGGCGTGGAGGCGCGGGGCGGCGGCAAGTGCGTGTGGTGCGAGTTCGTCGTACCGGACGAGTCCTGACGCCGCCGCTCCGCAGCGCCTGCCGTCCCGCGTGGCACTCTGGAACGTATGCCGGAACTCCCCGAGGTCGAAGCGCTCAAGGACTTCCTCACCGAGCGTGTCGTCGGCCGAGAGATCGTGCGCGTCCTGCCGGTGGCGATCAGCGTCCTGAAGACGTACGACCCGCCGCTCACCGCCGTCGAGGGGCACGAGGTCACCGCCGTGCACCGGTTCGGGAAGTTCCTGGACTTCCGGACGGAGGGCGGACCGCATCTCGTCACGCATCTCGCGCGCGCCGGCTGGCTGCACTGGCGGGACCGGCTGCCCGACGGACCGCCCCGGCCCGGCAAGGGACCCCTCGCGCTGCGGGTGGCCCTGGAGACGGGTGAGGGCTTCGACCTGACGGAGGCCGGCACCCAGAAGCGGCTCGCGGTGTACGTGGTCCGGGACCCGGCGGAGGTGCCCGGGGTGGCCCGGCTCGGCCCCGACCCGCTGGCCCCGGACTTCGACGAGGAGCGGCTGGCCGCACTGCTGTCGGGGGAACGGCGTCAGCTCAAGGGCGCCCTGCGGGACCAGAGTCTGATCGCGGGGGTCGGCAACGCCTACAGCGACGAGATCCTGCACGCGGCCCGGATGTCGCCGTTCAAGCTGGCCGCGTCACTCACCCCGGCCGAGATCCACACGCTGTACGAGGCCCTGCGCGGCACGCTCACCGAGGCGGTCGACCGCTCCCGGGGCCTGGCCGCGGGGCGGCTGAAGGCGGAGAAGAAGACGGGGCTGCGGGTGCACGGGCGGACCGGGGAACCGTGCCCGGTGTGCGGGGACACCATCCGCGAGGTGTCCTTCAGCGACTCGTCGCTCCAGTACTGCCCCACCTGCCAGACGGGCGGGAAGCCGCTGGCGGACCGCCGGATGTCCCGGCTGCTGAAATAGGCGCCGACCTGAAACAGGCGCCGACCTGGAACAGGCCCTGACCTGGTAGATCGCCTCGGCGGCTAGTCCACCGGCAGGGTCACCAGGTGTTCGCCGGTCGCGGTGCGCAGCTCGTAGCGGACGATCTCCTCGGGGTGCCAGGCGGCACCGCCGTGCATGGTGTTGGGGCGGGCGTCGTGCAGCGGGACGGTCCAGCTCGTGACGGTCTGCTCGGAGCCGTCCTGGCCGATGGCGACCAGCCGGCAGGGCCGGGGACCGGCGCCGTCCTTCACCTTCAGCTCGATCTGGCTGCCCCAGGCCGCGTCCTCCACGGTGACCTCGGCCCACACCCCGGACTTCTCGTCGGTCGCGGTGACCCGGACCGGGTCACCGCCGCCGTCCCCGCCCGCCATCATCGCGACGGCGGGTCCGGCGAGGGCCACGACCACCGAGGCGGCGAGGGCGAACATCAGCCGGCGCCGGGCGGCCCGCCGCCTGGCCGCCACCTCACCGAGCAGCCGGTCGAGGAGCCGCGGCCCGGGACCCGCGAAGGGGTGCACCGTGCGCGGGGTGGCGCGGCGGTAGAGCATCATCTGCCGTGCGGTGGGGCCGAATTCGGTCACCTGCGCGGTGCAGCTCGCACACTCCATGAGGTGGTCCTCGAAACGGAAGGCTTCCGCCTCGTCCAGCACGCCGAGCGCGTACGCGGCGACGTCGCGATGCCTTTCCAGGGACCTCATGCCGAAACCTCGTGCCTTTGGGTGCCAGTGGGGTTACTCCTTGCTCCCACCGGTACGGACCAGGCACCCGAATCACTCAAGCCACGTACCGAATCGTGACCCAGGTGTTCGGAGCGGTCGCGCGCGCGGATTGGTGTGAATCTAGAAAAGATGAATCGCCAGGTGGCCGAGGGGCAGACCGAGCTGCCAGGCGGGCGTCCACACCTTCGGACCCTCGTCCTCGCCGGCCGGGGCGCCGCCCGGAACCGCGTTCAGATC encodes:
- a CDS encoding wax ester/triacylglycerol synthase family O-acyltransferase, translating into MTADDLLAPLDLAFWSIDSPEHPMHLGALGVFSADSPAAAAHAADLLAARAAAVPGLRMRIRDRWRPLGFGRAVRESDPDFDPAHHVRLHPAAADFQAEAGRLMECPLERGCPPWEAHVIPGETGGSSFAVLFKFHHALADGLRALTLAAAVLDPLDMPAPRPRPAEPARGLLPDVRRLPGLLRGAVSDVGRALDIGASVAVSTLGVRSSSALTAEPTGTRRTAGVVLDLDDVHRVRKVVGGTVNDVLIALVAGALRRWLDERGDGSEGIRPRALIPVSQRRPRTAHPQGNRLSGYLIRLPVDDPDPLGRLAQVRTAMDRNKDAGPGRGAGAVALLADHVPALGHRLGGPLVGQAARLWFDILVTSVPLPGIGLKLGGNQVDEVFPYAPLAAGQSLAVAVSTYRGRVHYGLVADAEAVPDLDRFAHALTAEMETLITACRP
- a CDS encoding SDR family NAD(P)-dependent oxidoreductase, which gives rise to MTVTEDGPAAMDETVYGPGIDPERLAVCLAVLDELDKLDVDHPDAIAVRRATAGIYRTVKQRRRQERRAAKTAHDKAVTEATATGSAQRIDDETEGILPSSVTEAGKIAGILQRPRSCYTCKTRYVEVDYFYHQLCPECAALNRAKRDVRADLTGKRALLTGGRAKIGMYIALRLLRDGAHTTITTRFPKDAIRRFTAMDDSGDWIHRLEVVGIDLRDPAQAVALADQVAEQGPLDILINNATQTVRRLPTAYAALVEGESAPLPAGELPAHQVIGAFNSGAVDGLAALPLGISGLDAQQVADLALVAGNASVARHLDGTAIDAGGLVPDVVDTNTWVQTIEQISPVELLETQLCNYTAPFILISKLRPAMAEAARRAGSKRAYVVNVSAMEGVFGRGYKGAGHPNTNAAKAAMNMVTRTSAQEMFQTDGILMTSVDTGWITDERPHYDKLRLAEEGFHAPLDLVDGAARVYDPVVRGETGDDVYGVFLKDYVPGKW
- a CDS encoding amidase yields the protein MTDWAGRTAVEIAAAVRAKEAAPREVVAGHLARIERLDARIGAFRVVRTEAALAEADEVAARPDLAELPLAGVPVAVKDNIAVRGEATLVGSAATPDTPAGADHVTVARLRAAGAVVVGLTNVPELCVFGTTEGVYGTARNPWDTSRTAGGSSGGSAAAVAAGMVPLALGNDGMGSLRIPAANCGLVTIKPGHGVVPAGIGEGDWFGMSENGPLATTVADLRLMLSVLAAADVAPPEEAPGALRIAVSARSPLAGVGVSAPYAGAARDAAGVLMRAGHQVRRAEPPYPLSLSVTSLAHWTAGTAVDAAGLDSRLLTRRTRVHAAIGRRFVNRVRDGAAREGLRRRLEPFFAEYDVLLTPALARRSPRSGPWHERGWLRNVLANTNYSPMTPPWNLTGWPAMAVPFGTLPSGAPAAVQLVGRPGSEGELLRVAEQLESLRPWHRTAPLED
- a CDS encoding lipase maturation factor family protein, giving the protein MEWFTAPEYGLSRLVFQRALAAVYLVAFLTAALQFRALLGERGMLPVPRFTARVGFRRAPSLFHWRYSDRLFAGCAWTGCALSAALIAGVDGLLPLWAAMLLWALPWALYLSIVNVGQTWYAFGWESLLLETGFLAVFLGNDEVGPPVLVLFLLRWILFRVEFGAGLIKMRGDACWRRLTCLDHHHETQPMPGPLSWFFHRLPKPLHRVEVAANHVTQLAVPFLLFTPQPLATAAAALMILTQLWLVLSGNFSWLNWITIVLAVSALALPSGDRSFPAAPLWYEVVVCAVAALLLFLSHRPVRNMLSRRQVMNRSFDPLHLVNTYGAFGSVSRVRHEVVVEGTLDEVPREDSDWREYEFKGKPGDPRRWPRQFAPYHLRLDWMMWFAALSPSYAGAWFGALVERLLENDRDTLRLLRRSPFPPDRPPRHIRARLFRYRYTSWRELRETGACWERTYVREYLPPTRLATTGEPSP
- a CDS encoding SpoIIE family protein phosphatase; its protein translation is MVDRGASALSLPDDWPAHPDPILALNRMGSFDWDLDSGQFHMDARAHEIFDLRPDEFDGDPASLGLRVPPAEGIRLDELVSQAIKDGSENYGAYFRMRLRDGTLRWTHTQGYIRRDGTGRPRRIVGIVRDATDELSALAARADDASLDDARREQTNVVQLTTAALAHARTVQDVIDVLKDTHGLTHLGATSLVMGLVEAGRIRLVAEGPEGSFVPGTLVTRIDEPYPMSEVVRTLTPRFIESPEEFAAGYPVLWPHITDLKITSAAYLPLIVQAHPIGAMGLLYSNRAGFTQEERNILVALGSSIAQSLQRAMFYEQEKDIAQGLQQAMLPRTIPGVPGADIAVRYRAATIGGSLGRDIGGDWYDVIPLPGGRVGAVIGDVQGHDTHAAAVMGQLRIVLRAYAAEGHTPATVMARASVFLHELDTDRFATCLYAEADLSTGVVQLVRAGHIDPLLRDRDGTCRRISVPGGLPLGLSAEFGSLEYPVGTIELDPGHTLLLCTDGLVEQPGADVDDGMLSLSALIATGPEDVRGLADRLIEVAEERGGDDDVALLLLRRRGQDTPRTGGRLQQHVAPGDPEALTGARHMIRAAVRAWGARDHADEIELVADELITNALMHTEGAAIVTLRAFTGADRRLRVEVEDSSSALPRRREAGESGVSGRGLLLVDLLADVWGVEARGGGKCVWCEFVVPDES
- a CDS encoding Fpg/Nei family DNA glycosylase, which codes for MPELPEVEALKDFLTERVVGREIVRVLPVAISVLKTYDPPLTAVEGHEVTAVHRFGKFLDFRTEGGPHLVTHLARAGWLHWRDRLPDGPPRPGKGPLALRVALETGEGFDLTEAGTQKRLAVYVVRDPAEVPGVARLGPDPLAPDFDEERLAALLSGERRQLKGALRDQSLIAGVGNAYSDEILHAARMSPFKLAASLTPAEIHTLYEALRGTLTEAVDRSRGLAAGRLKAEKKTGLRVHGRTGEPCPVCGDTIREVSFSDSSLQYCPTCQTGGKPLADRRMSRLLK
- a CDS encoding zf-HC2 domain-containing protein; the encoded protein is MRSLERHRDVAAYALGVLDEAEAFRFEDHLMECASCTAQVTEFGPTARQMMLYRRATPRTVHPFAGPGPRLLDRLLGEVAARRRAARRRLMFALAASVVVALAGPAVAMMAGGDGGGDPVRVTATDEKSGVWAEVTVEDAAWGSQIELKVKDGAGPRPCRLVAIGQDGSEQTVTSWTVPLHDARPNTMHGGAAWHPEEIVRYELRTATGEHLVTLPVD